In one window of Pseudomonas sp. IAC-BECa141 DNA:
- a CDS encoding AAA family ATPase, whose product MEHREALLALRTFLSTQILGQEKLIERLLIALLADGHMLVEGAPGLAKTKAIKELAEGIEAQFHRIQFTPDLLPADITGTEIYRPETGSFVFQQGPIFHNLVLADEINRAPAKVQSALLEAMAERQVSVGRSTYELSPLFLVMATQNPIEQEGTYPLPEAQLDRFLMHVKIGFPDAAVERRILQQARGEALNGETKPERRVSQQAIFAARKEILGLYMADAVEEYLVQLVMATRNPAKFDPEMAEWIAYGASPRGSIALDRCARAHAWLAGRDFVSPEDIQAVLFDVLRHRIILSFEAEAAGIDQDRVVQRILDVVAVA is encoded by the coding sequence ATGGAACATCGTGAAGCGCTGCTGGCGCTGCGAACCTTTCTTTCAACGCAGATTCTCGGCCAGGAAAAACTCATCGAGCGCTTGCTCATCGCCCTGCTCGCCGACGGCCACATGCTGGTCGAGGGCGCTCCGGGTCTGGCCAAGACCAAAGCGATCAAAGAGCTTGCCGAGGGCATCGAAGCCCAGTTCCATCGGATTCAGTTCACCCCCGACCTGCTGCCCGCCGACATCACCGGCACCGAAATCTACCGCCCGGAAACCGGCAGCTTTGTGTTCCAGCAAGGCCCGATCTTCCACAACCTGGTGCTGGCGGACGAAATCAACCGTGCCCCGGCCAAGGTGCAATCAGCCTTGCTCGAAGCAATGGCCGAGCGCCAGGTCAGCGTCGGGCGCAGCACTTACGAGCTGTCGCCCCTGTTTCTGGTGATGGCCACGCAGAACCCGATCGAGCAGGAAGGCACCTATCCGCTGCCCGAAGCCCAGCTCGACCGGTTCCTGATGCACGTGAAAATCGGTTTCCCGGACGCTGCCGTCGAACGCCGGATTCTGCAACAGGCCCGGGGCGAAGCCCTGAACGGTGAAACCAAGCCCGAGCGCCGGGTCAGCCAGCAGGCGATCTTCGCCGCGCGCAAGGAAATTCTCGGTCTGTACATGGCGGACGCCGTGGAGGAATACCTCGTGCAACTGGTCATGGCCACGCGCAACCCGGCCAAATTCGATCCGGAAATGGCCGAGTGGATCGCCTACGGCGCCAGCCCGCGCGGCTCCATCGCCCTCGACCGCTGCGCTCGCGCCCATGCCTGGCTGGCCGGACGCGACTTCGTCAGCCCGGAAGACATCCAGGCCGTGCTGTTCGACGTATTGCGTCACCGCATCATTCTGTCGTTCGAGGCCGAAGCCGCAGGCATCGACCAGGATCGGGTGGTGCAACGGATTCTCGACGTCGTAGCCGTCGCTTGA
- a CDS encoding vWA domain-containing protein: MIALWPHWFRPWWLLLLPVLGWLIWQLWHRQKRAGRWQMILPPAFHATLLSGGSGRDSKLPWVALSVAWLLTILALLGPSWERVEQTSQKPADPLVVVLELTPEMLATDSPPTRLEQARRKLFDLLQVRSDAQTAIVVYAGSAHTLVPLSDDLATSRNLLDALKPSLMPESGHRADLAVSKALALLKQGALGQGRILLIGSSLSEEERQGIRHALSGQSAQLLMLGVGTAEGAPIAQEDGSFLKDAQGAIRVPQLDSPGLGAFLNAVGGEYRSARLDESDLGDLGLLDGPRSLRSDGQTVRLDTWADQGYWLLLPLLFLAACAGRRGWLFCLPLLLALPQPSYAFDFEDLWLRPDQQGLHLLKQKRPAEAAKHFEDPQWQGVALYEAGDYSGAAQRFAEGNDAHAHYNRGNALAKSGELEAALDAYEQALERQPDLRPALTNKALVENLLKQKNAPPPAEPQDKPAQPNLPGDEPPPPTALPPAVKSETHSEPQTGESASEPPPTTPPLPGANELPDSEPGEEQNTPPLLRPNEDNLEGEQQQALEQWLGKIPDDPGELLRRKFWYEQQQHQDQENIR, encoded by the coding sequence ATGATCGCCCTGTGGCCGCACTGGTTCCGCCCCTGGTGGCTGTTGCTGCTGCCGGTGCTCGGCTGGCTGATCTGGCAGCTCTGGCACCGGCAGAAACGCGCCGGTCGCTGGCAAATGATTCTGCCGCCGGCCTTCCACGCCACGCTGCTCAGTGGCGGCAGCGGTCGCGACAGCAAGTTGCCGTGGGTCGCCCTGAGCGTGGCCTGGCTGCTGACGATTCTGGCGTTGCTCGGGCCAAGCTGGGAACGGGTCGAACAGACCAGCCAGAAACCCGCCGACCCGTTGGTGGTGGTGCTGGAACTGACCCCGGAAATGCTCGCCACCGACTCGCCGCCAACGCGACTGGAACAGGCCCGGCGCAAGCTGTTCGACCTGTTGCAGGTGCGCAGCGATGCGCAGACCGCCATCGTCGTTTACGCCGGCAGCGCCCATACGCTGGTGCCGTTGTCGGATGACCTGGCGACCAGTCGCAATCTGCTCGACGCGCTCAAGCCTTCGCTGATGCCGGAAAGCGGCCACCGCGCCGATCTGGCGGTGAGCAAGGCATTGGCGCTGCTCAAGCAGGGTGCGTTGGGTCAGGGGCGGATTCTGCTGATTGGTTCTTCGCTTTCCGAAGAAGAACGCCAAGGCATTCGTCATGCGCTGAGCGGCCAATCGGCGCAGTTGTTGATGCTCGGTGTCGGCACCGCCGAGGGCGCGCCGATTGCTCAGGAGGACGGCAGTTTCCTCAAGGACGCTCAGGGCGCGATCCGCGTACCGCAACTCGACAGCCCTGGCCTTGGCGCGTTCCTCAACGCGGTCGGCGGCGAGTACCGCAGCGCACGCCTGGATGAATCCGATCTGGGCGACCTCGGCCTGCTCGACGGCCCGCGCAGCCTGCGCAGCGATGGCCAGACCGTGCGTCTCGACACCTGGGCCGATCAGGGTTACTGGCTGCTGTTGCCACTGCTGTTCCTCGCCGCGTGCGCCGGGCGGCGTGGCTGGCTGTTCTGCCTGCCGTTGCTGCTGGCATTGCCGCAACCGAGCTACGCTTTCGACTTCGAAGACCTGTGGCTGCGCCCCGATCAACAAGGCCTGCATCTGCTCAAACAGAAGCGTCCGGCCGAGGCAGCTAAGCATTTCGAAGATCCGCAATGGCAAGGGGTGGCGTTGTACGAAGCCGGCGACTACAGTGGCGCCGCTCAGCGTTTCGCCGAGGGCAATGACGCCCACGCCCACTACAATCGTGGCAACGCACTGGCCAAAAGCGGCGAGCTGGAAGCGGCGCTGGACGCCTATGAACAGGCTCTGGAACGTCAGCCGGATCTGCGTCCGGCGCTGACCAACAAGGCGCTGGTGGAAAACCTGCTGAAACAGAAAAACGCCCCGCCGCCGGCCGAACCGCAAGACAAACCGGCGCAGCCAAACCTACCGGGCGACGAACCACCGCCACCGACCGCTCTGCCGCCAGCGGTCAAGAGCGAAACCCACAGCGAGCCGCAAACCGGTGAGTCCGCCAGTGAGCCGCCGCCGACTACCCCGCCGCTACCGGGCGCCAACGAGTTGCCGGACAGCGAACCGGGCGAGGAACAGAACACACCGCCGCTGCTGCGCCCCAATGAGGACAACCTCGAAGGCGAACAACAGCAGGCGCTGGAACAATGGCTGGGCAAGATCCCGGATGATCCGGGCGAACTGCTGCGACGCAAATTCTGGTACGAACAGCAACAACATCAGGATCAGGAAAACATTCGATGA
- a CDS encoding DUF58 domain-containing protein, whose translation MNATLPSEPGIRISLAELIEMRHRVREVQLFSTPSQRSPLIGLHHSKFRGRGVDFDQVRVYQAGDDVRTIDWRVTARTQEPHTKLFHEERERPIFIMVEQSTRLFFGSGLMFKSVLAAQAAALIGWAALGHNDRVGGLVFGDNEHYEIKPRRSKQSLLQLLNRLVKVNQSLHSEREPDRDAFGVALRRAREVLRPGSLVIVICDERALSDSAEQQLSLLSRHCDLLMLPLSDPLDHALPAAGLLRFAERGAQLELDTLNFDLRQTYRAQAEARIARWELLAQKLRVLLMPLSTQSEMVEQMREFLNPQRPGKGR comes from the coding sequence ATGAACGCCACCCTGCCTTCCGAACCGGGCATCCGCATCAGCCTCGCCGAGCTGATCGAGATGCGTCACCGCGTGCGCGAAGTGCAGCTGTTTTCCACGCCGAGCCAGCGCAGCCCGCTGATCGGCCTGCATCACTCGAAATTCCGTGGTCGTGGTGTCGACTTCGATCAGGTGCGGGTCTATCAGGCCGGCGACGACGTGCGCACCATCGACTGGCGCGTGACCGCGCGGACGCAGGAACCGCACACCAAACTGTTCCATGAAGAACGCGAACGGCCGATTTTCATCATGGTCGAGCAAAGCACGCGGCTGTTCTTTGGCTCCGGTCTGATGTTCAAGTCGGTGCTCGCGGCGCAGGCGGCGGCGCTGATCGGCTGGGCGGCGCTGGGTCACAACGATCGGGTTGGCGGGCTGGTGTTCGGCGACAACGAGCATTACGAAATCAAACCGCGCCGCAGCAAGCAGAGCCTGTTGCAGCTGCTCAACCGGCTGGTGAAGGTCAATCAATCGCTGCACAGCGAGCGGGAGCCGGATCGCGATGCGTTCGGCGTGGCGTTGCGCCGGGCCCGCGAAGTGCTGCGACCGGGCAGTCTGGTGATCGTGATCTGCGACGAGCGCGCACTGTCCGACAGCGCCGAGCAGCAATTGAGCCTGTTGTCGCGCCATTGCGACCTGCTGATGCTGCCGCTGTCCGATCCGCTGGATCACGCCCTGCCCGCTGCCGGGCTGCTGAGATTCGCCGAGCGCGGCGCGCAGCTGGAACTCGACACTCTGAATTTCGACCTGCGCCAGACCTACCGCGCCCAGGCCGAAGCACGCATCGCCCGTTGGGAATTGCTCGCGCAGAAGCTGCGCGTGCTGTTGATGCCATTGAGCACCCAGAGCGAAATGGTCGAACAGATGCGCGAATTCCTTAACCCGCAACGTCCGGGGAAAGGTCGATGA
- a CDS encoding BatD family protein — MTRFTALLLPLLICTASAQAAELTASVDRSRLNSGETVELTLESNDVTQFGKPDLTPLEPLFEVRGTRQVNQLNTLNGDNRATTRWIITLLPKENGSVEIPPLKLGDVESQPITVQVIESDTREEKNAREPVFIEASLDQTSVYVQAQAILTLRIYHSVSLYDDSSLTPLQIADARIEQLGDMRTYEKDINGVRHGVIEMRYAIYPQHSGLLSIAPQTFSATLVDNQPSQDATTQGPKPGKLMHISSAATSLTVKPKPMTYPSDAPWLPARSLSLSESWNPEPEHTQVGDSLTRSLTLKVEGLASSQLPALPATEANGLRRYPDQPVLNNQSSDRGLIGSREEREALVPSRSGSIELPTVDVVWWNTFEDHLEHTSLPARTLQVANNPSLQVDTPAGNALPLSAADSEALWWWKLSTFVLACTTLLGFGLWWRARWQPAILRAAQTGPSPRTLLDDIKRASQANDPHATRQALDAWARQQPETLADMAARFVPLSDALDGLNGALYSETGQHWQGEDLWRAIRTIPTAERVQDPVGDSGLPPLYPK, encoded by the coding sequence ATGACCCGTTTCACCGCTCTCTTGCTGCCCCTGCTGATCTGCACGGCCTCCGCCCAGGCGGCCGAGCTGACGGCCAGTGTGGATCGCAGTCGCCTGAACTCCGGCGAGACGGTGGAACTCACCCTCGAATCCAACGATGTCACGCAGTTCGGCAAGCCTGATCTGACCCCGCTCGAACCGCTGTTCGAGGTGCGCGGCACGCGCCAGGTCAACCAATTGAACACGCTCAACGGTGACAACCGCGCCACCACGCGCTGGATCATCACGTTGCTGCCCAAGGAGAACGGCAGCGTTGAAATCCCGCCGCTGAAACTGGGCGACGTCGAGAGCCAGCCGATCACCGTGCAAGTGATCGAGAGCGACACCCGCGAAGAGAAGAACGCCCGCGAACCGGTGTTCATCGAGGCCAGTCTCGACCAGACCAGCGTCTACGTGCAGGCTCAGGCCATCCTGACGTTGCGCATCTACCATTCGGTGTCGCTGTACGACGACAGCAGCCTGACACCGTTGCAGATCGCCGACGCGCGCATCGAGCAACTGGGCGACATGCGCACCTACGAAAAAGACATCAACGGTGTGCGCCACGGCGTGATCGAGATGCGCTATGCGATCTATCCGCAGCACAGTGGATTGCTGAGCATCGCCCCGCAAACGTTCAGCGCCACACTGGTCGATAACCAGCCCTCGCAGGACGCCACGACGCAGGGGCCGAAGCCGGGCAAACTGATGCACATCAGCTCCGCCGCGACTTCGCTGACGGTCAAACCCAAACCGATGACCTACCCCAGCGATGCGCCGTGGCTGCCGGCCCGCAGCCTGAGCCTGAGCGAAAGCTGGAACCCGGAGCCGGAGCACACCCAGGTCGGCGACTCCCTGACCCGCAGCCTGACCCTCAAGGTCGAAGGCCTGGCCAGCTCGCAACTGCCCGCCCTGCCCGCCACCGAAGCCAACGGCCTGCGCCGCTACCCGGATCAACCGGTGCTGAACAACCAGAGCAGCGACCGCGGCCTGATCGGCAGCCGTGAAGAACGCGAAGCACTGGTGCCGAGTCGCAGCGGCTCGATCGAACTGCCAACGGTGGACGTGGTCTGGTGGAACACCTTCGAAGATCACCTGGAACACACCAGCCTGCCGGCGCGCACCCTGCAGGTGGCGAACAACCCGAGCCTGCAAGTCGACACCCCGGCGGGCAACGCACTACCGCTCAGCGCGGCCGACAGCGAAGCCTTGTGGTGGTGGAAACTCAGCACGTTCGTTCTCGCCTGCACCACCCTGCTCGGCTTCGGCCTCTGGTGGCGTGCCCGTTGGCAACCGGCGATCCTGCGCGCCGCACAAACCGGCCCGAGCCCCCGCACCCTGCTCGACGACATCAAACGCGCCAGCCAGGCCAACGACCCCCACGCCACCCGCCAGGCCCTCGACGCCTGGGCTCGCCAACAACCGGAAACCTTGGCGGACATGGCGGCGCGGTTTGTGCCGTTGTCGGATGCGCTCGATGGTTTGAACGGCGCGTTGTACAGCGAGACCGGGCAGCATTGGCAGGGTGAGGATTTGTGGCGGGCGATTAGGACGATTCCGACGGCGGAACGGGTGCAGGATCCAGTTGGGGATAGTGGGTTGCCGCCGCTTTATCCGAAGTAG
- a CDS encoding vWA domain-containing protein: MFEFAWPWIFLLLPLPWLMRLVLPVADSGEPALKVSFLGDLEGLARRRARANLPAWRQQAPFMLLWLFLLIAAARPQWLGEPLPIAASGRDLLVAVDVSGSMDFPDMQWNDEDVSRLSLVQHLLGDFLESRDGDRVGLILFGSQAYLQAPLTFDRRTVRVWLDEARIGIAGKNTAIGDAIGLALKRLRMRPAQSRVLILVTDGANNGGEIDPLTAAKLAASEGVKIYPIGIGADPEESGATALLGTNPTLDLDEPALKAIADVTGGRYFRARDGKELQAIKDTLDQLEPVTQQPTQARPTQALYQWPLAFALLLSILLVARVLWPDNLLQRFFTKELYLQSPLPDWRDRLKRLRLRRRR; encoded by the coding sequence ATGTTTGAGTTCGCCTGGCCGTGGATATTTTTGCTGTTGCCGCTGCCGTGGCTGATGCGCCTTGTGCTGCCGGTGGCCGACAGCGGCGAGCCGGCGCTCAAAGTGAGCTTCCTGGGCGACCTGGAAGGCCTCGCTCGCCGTCGCGCCCGGGCCAATCTGCCAGCGTGGCGCCAGCAGGCACCGTTCATGTTGCTGTGGTTGTTTCTGCTGATCGCCGCCGCCCGTCCGCAATGGCTCGGCGAACCGCTGCCGATTGCCGCCAGCGGTCGTGATCTGCTGGTGGCAGTGGACGTGTCCGGCTCGATGGATTTCCCGGACATGCAATGGAACGACGAAGACGTCAGTCGCCTGTCGCTGGTTCAGCATTTGCTCGGTGATTTTCTGGAAAGCCGCGACGGCGACCGGGTCGGTCTGATCCTGTTCGGCAGCCAGGCCTACCTGCAAGCGCCGCTGACATTTGACCGGCGCACCGTTCGGGTCTGGCTTGATGAAGCGCGGATCGGCATTGCCGGCAAGAACACCGCGATTGGCGACGCCATCGGCCTGGCCCTCAAGCGCCTGCGCATGCGTCCGGCCCAGAGCCGGGTGCTGATTCTGGTCACCGACGGCGCGAACAATGGCGGCGAAATCGACCCGCTGACCGCCGCCAAACTGGCCGCCAGCGAAGGCGTGAAAATCTACCCGATCGGCATCGGCGCCGACCCTGAAGAAAGCGGCGCCACGGCACTGCTCGGCACCAATCCGACCCTTGATCTCGACGAACCGGCGCTCAAGGCCATCGCCGACGTTACTGGCGGCCGCTATTTCCGCGCCCGCGATGGCAAGGAACTGCAAGCGATCAAAGACACCCTCGACCAGCTCGAGCCCGTGACCCAACAGCCGACCCAGGCCCGTCCGACACAGGCGTTGTATCAGTGGCCACTGGCATTCGCGCTGCTGTTGAGCATTCTGCTGGTTGCCCGCGTACTGTGGCCCGACAACCTGCTGCAGCGTTTTTTCACCAAGGAGTTGTATCTGCAAAGCCCCTTGCCTGACTGGCGCGACCGCCTCAAACGCCTGCGTTTGCGGAGGCGCCGATGA
- a CDS encoding Imm63 family immunity protein, whose translation MSSVIEEIQKAIYSLGERIGAPRSLLIVKSSSPEDGSPHVEVKSDEFNYVCSERGFEIYRRRTSSLDELLYWIISGVAFKLASDYELANRIVGVDSRRLLFSQYVSILGRISDEWKKGPLMRWS comes from the coding sequence ATGAGCTCAGTCATTGAAGAAATACAAAAGGCCATTTACTCGCTGGGTGAGCGAATTGGTGCTCCAAGGTCTCTTTTGATTGTTAAAAGCAGTTCGCCAGAAGATGGAAGCCCCCATGTGGAGGTTAAATCGGACGAATTTAATTATGTATGCTCTGAGAGGGGTTTTGAAATATACAGAAGACGCACAAGCTCTTTGGATGAGTTGCTGTATTGGATAATTAGTGGTGTGGCCTTTAAATTGGCTTCAGACTACGAATTGGCTAATAGAATTGTTGGTGTCGACTCGCGGAGGCTGCTTTTTTCACAGTATGTATCAATTCTTGGGCGGATCAGTGATGAGTGGAAAAAAGGGCCTCTGATGAGGTGGAGTTAA